TCCGCCCGCCGGACGGCAGGTGCCGTGGCCGCGGCAGGCGGAATGTGCGGAGGTGGTGCGGAACAGCGATCAGGCGGGCGGAAGGTGCGAAGGACGGGGGCGGGTCAGGACGAGCGGGGAGAGCAGGCCGTCGGGGTTGCCTCGATGACCCCGGCGGCCGGAGACGTTCGGATGGAGATGCTGGTGGGGTCGGACAGGGCTCGTTCGGCGACGACACCGGCCGCGCCGCGCGAGGCGGCGCCGAAGCCGAGGTCGGAGGCGGCGAACCGGCAGCGTTCGACGGCGTCGCTCATGCCCGTGCGGGCCAGTTCGCGCTGCGCCGCGGGGATGAGCGGGTCGGCGAGCCGGGCGAAGTAGCCGCCCAGCACGATCACCCGCGGGTTCAAGAGGTTGATGAGCAGGGCCGCGCCGATCCCGAGCCACCGGCCGACCTCCGCGACGGCGGCCTCGGCGCGCGGATCGCCGTCGGCTCGGCGCTGCTCGATCTCGGCCAGGCGCTCCTCCGGGTCGCGGACGACCTGCGGGCCGGTGCCGTACGGGCGGTGCGGCGTGGCCATGCGCACCAGCGCGGCCAGCCCGACCTTGGTCTCCCAGCAGCCGACGCGGCCGCAGCGGCACCGCTCGCCGGACGGATCGATCATGACATGGCCGATCTCTCCCGCGAACCCGTCCGCTCCGCCCAGGAGCCGGCCGCCGGAGATGACGCCGCCGCCGACGCCCACCTCGCCGGTGAGGCAGACCAGGTCGGGGATGCCCGCCGCGACGCCCGAGGTGTACTCGGCGAGGGCGGCGAGGTTGGCGTCGTTGTCCACCGCGATGGGGATGTCCCTCGCGACTCGGGACAGCCGCTCGGCCACCGGCACGCCGCGCCAGCCGAGGTTCGGGGCGACGACGACGGTGCCGGTGGTGGTGTCGACCAGGCCGGGGACTGCCACAGTGATCCCGGCCGGTGTGACCCCGAGCCGGCCGAGGTCGGCGACGGTCGTCTCGACCATGCGGGCCAGCTCGTCCAGTGAGCGTTCGGGGCCCGAGCCCATGGCGTCGAAGCCGATCCGCCGGTCGATGAGCACTCTTCCGGCCAGGTCGGTGGCGATCGCGGCGATGTAGTCGACGTTGACCTCCACGCCCAGGGCGCCGGCCCGGGAGCCGTCCAGGGCGAGCGCGACACCCGGGCGGCCGACGGAGCCCGCGTGCTGCGGCCCCATCTCCTTGACCAGCCCGCGGGCCTGCAACTCGTTCACCAGGCTGGTGACGGTGGCCTTGTTCAGCCCGGTCGAGACGGCGACGGCCGACCGGGAGCACGGGCCGTTCGCGCTCACGTGACGCAGCACGAGGGCGAGGTTGGAGCGGCGCACGGTGGCCTGGTCCGCGGGGGCTCCCGCGGGTCCGCCGCGACTCGCCGAGTCGGTCGCGTGGCCGTCGGCCCGGTCGTGGTCCACGCTCCTCCTCAATTAGTGCGGATGGCTAGCCGAATTAAAGGGGTCGGTCTCTGAGGACACAAGGGGGAAATCGATTCCAATTTATGTAACGTTCCGATAACTAATGCCGGAATGGCCACTGAAATGCGGGGACCTCGGCGATGCCAACTCGTTACGCACGTGAGGGGTGCACATTCAGACACTCGCGTGTTACAACTCCGATTAATTGATCTCAAAGATAAACAAAGGGGCGGGTGGTGCCCATGACGTACAAGCCGCCCAACCGTGCTCCAGG
The nucleotide sequence above comes from Nonomuraea gerenzanensis. Encoded proteins:
- a CDS encoding ROK family transcriptional regulator, whose amino-acid sequence is MDHDRADGHATDSASRGGPAGAPADQATVRRSNLALVLRHVSANGPCSRSAVAVSTGLNKATVTSLVNELQARGLVKEMGPQHAGSVGRPGVALALDGSRAGALGVEVNVDYIAAIATDLAGRVLIDRRIGFDAMGSGPERSLDELARMVETTVADLGRLGVTPAGITVAVPGLVDTTTGTVVVAPNLGWRGVPVAERLSRVARDIPIAVDNDANLAALAEYTSGVAAGIPDLVCLTGEVGVGGGVISGGRLLGGADGFAGEIGHVMIDPSGERCRCGRVGCWETKVGLAALVRMATPHRPYGTGPQVVRDPEERLAEIEQRRADGDPRAEAAVAEVGRWLGIGAALLINLLNPRVIVLGGYFARLADPLIPAAQRELARTGMSDAVERCRFAASDLGFGAASRGAAGVVAERALSDPTSISIRTSPAAGVIEATPTACSPRSS